GATAAATTTGAAGGAGATTCTGCCAACAATGTAAGCTCTTCTGTTGACCTGTCAAAGAATCGTTCAGGGCAAGAATTGCTGAACAACTCCTCAGCTGAACGATTAGAAAGTGATGTTCAGAATTCATGCGTTTCTGAAAGCTCACCAAAAGGTAAAGCAAGTTCTACATTAAGGGGTGTTCCAATCACTTCCGGTCATCCAAAAGCTGCAATTGTAAATTCCAGACCTCCCAGCCATCTAGAAGATAAGCCATTTGATGGATGCAGCCAATCGGACTCTCGACCAAAATCTTCATTACAAAACGACTCGGACTCATCAGACAGTTTGCCAAGAAATTCTGTGCAAGAAAGTGCTGAATCAAACTCGCTGGCTAATTTCCCTAAAACTTCAGTGCAGGAGGGTTCTAAATCCAGCTCTGATGATGTGTCAAAGACTTCATTACAAGAGTATTCCAAAGCCAGCCTGTTTGGTAAGCTGCATAAAACTTCTGTTCAGAAGGCCTCAAAGTCAGAGCTGTTGGATAATGTACCCAGAACTTCAGAGGAAAAGGGTTCCGGTCGATCAGATACTCGAATAGATATTGCATCAGATGATTCCAGTTCATCAGTTGATCGTCGTAACACCAAACTAAATGACACTCCTAAGACACCTGACAGTAGGAGTAGGGTAGAATCTCCAATTAATGATAATTCATCTTCACTAGACAGTGAGCCAAAACCTCCATTAACAGATGATTCCAGGTCACCAGATAATCAAGAACCTATACATGATGATTACCAACCATCAAATGATAAGTCAGAAAAGGCATTAAGTAAAAAAACCAAATCATCTGATCAAACTGGTAATTCTAGCACTTTAATTGGACCAGAAGATCTACCTAAACCTgaactttcttctaattctagctATGTGAAAGACCAGTCAAGAAATAAAGCAAACTCTACACTGCCCAAAAACTTGACCCCATCACAAGATTCATCTGACGTAAAGTCACCATCATTGAATGCTGGAAAACCTACAGCCACAATTAACTGTGATCCTGAATCTCCTGGTACAACACGCAGATCATTAGAAGATAGTCCAGCACATTCCCTTCTTGAAGTTGAAGATACTACTGCTGCTAAAGTACCAGCAGGTGCAGATGCAGATGGTGGCTTTCATTTTGTGGAGATTGAAAGTAATCGAGAAAAGACTAGTACAAAAGTAGTTGCCGATCCATTACATGATGACCCATTTGACAACGTTCAGCCCAAATCGCCTCTTCCTGCCTTAGCCCAAGAGGAAAGTAAAGATGAGAGTAATGTACAAAATCTCTCAACAAATGACGATGATATCCAAGAAGTGTCTGTTGTGTCTATTGTTAACAGTAGGGACACTTTGAATATTCATGGGAGTGATTATCATGTCGCCACCGAAAATAGTAATATTCCAGAGGTCTCTTCAAGCCACAATCAGGAGGCTGAAGAACTCTTGATAGAAGAGAGTGGCCTTTCAGATGATGATGATTCTACACACTTTTTTGAGGAGAACTATGTATATGGCAGTGAAGATACAAGAGAAGCAACATGCCATGTGTGCGAATCAAATGTTGATATTTCTGAGTTTAAAGCACATCTCTTCTTTGGTCATCTGCAGTGTGCATTTTGCAATAGGAGATTGGTGGGATGTGATATGCTCCAAGATTTGGAGGATCCTAAAAAATCTGTGTGCAAGAAAAGTTCTACAGGCAAACACAGTTTTAAGAACTGGACCCTTGATCCCATTGAATTTCTGGCATATTACATAAGAAAGGAATTAGTGATTAAAAAATTTTGTGCAGGTCAAAGTGGTCCACCATCAGCTTCAGAGATAGTCGAGGAAATTCAGTGTTATGTGTCTAAGTTATCCTCACTTGATGTGTATCAACCATGGAAGACAGCTATTAACAAATGCCATAAATATGTCACCGACAGAAAATTAGGCAAGACGGGAAATAAACcaacaactaccagcaccactataaaCAAACCAACAGTACTTCGAACACCTGCTTCATTTGGACCAGGACGTCCTAGCAGTACCCAGCAAATGATTGAATCCCCCAGTACTTCAGTAAGGAGTACTTACCAGTCACCAACTGTTCCAGTAAATTTATCAGCAATGCAGGAAGATCACTTTGCTAGGACTAGTGAAGAGGCAGAAAAAGGAAGAAAAACTGGAACCGTCCTACTGCAGTATCTTGGGGCTGGTCTTAAAAAATCGGGGAGATACGATACAGCTTCAACAAATGCCCAGTCATATAAGAAACAGACGAaaactttaaagatttgtaacttgaaaaatattGTTGTACAAGCCCCTATTAATGGCAACTATTTGGTGGTACATTTTCCCAGTCAACCATGTCCAGAAAATTGTCCAAATTGTTACTGTCAATTTGATCCAACTGCAGTAACTGTAAACTGTGTCACCTCTGTCATAACAAACAAGTGTGACAATTGCGATTTAACTATTTTTGTTCTTCAAGACCCACCCGACGGATCTGTACAAAATGTTAAATTTCGAAACAAGAGGAAATCATCATACAAATTTACTGGTCCAGAATCGAAGAAGAACCGGATGCAGTAGGGTTTACCACATGCAGTATACTGTACAGGACTACAATTTTTGGATCGGTATGTGAATGACGTTAGACGTGTAGTTAAGTCTATATATAGTCTTACCACATTTTGAATCTATTTcccaaaagatttttttttttttttttttttgagatatatacaagagttgcaacccgttctcgcaaatttaataagtcaatattgacttattaaatatgtgcataggtgacatacttaacataatagtttcccttgaaaagcttcatagaaaacaccgaccttacctaacctacttagtatgttaagataagcatcttattgcttcgtaattacaactattacctaacctataataggtataggttaagtaataattgtaattacgaagcaataagatgcttatcttaagatactaacaaggttaggtaaggtcggtgttttctatgaatctttttaagggtatctattatgtttagtatatcacctatgcacgtagttaataagtcaatattgactttacaaatttgcgagaacgggttgaagagttgttacattcttgtacagccactagtacgcgttgcgtttcgggcaagtccttaatcctatggtccctggaatac
The DNA window shown above is from Procambarus clarkii isolate CNS0578487 chromosome 65, FALCON_Pclarkii_2.0, whole genome shotgun sequence and carries:
- the LOC123771139 gene encoding serine-rich adhesin for platelets → MEGTRHPHQAMQPMSPVPSWQQQQYQQSGQQYQEPRLGQPYQQPRLGQQYQQQRFPQNYQQLEFEQQHHSGLGQQYQQPGLLSLPQELGLAQFQPMGFGRQHQQPRLVQPRPSEEYPHIFQHLHKQQQSQHSYDDKPLDHVRQRASIEDQQRSITPNPEQHKEAEIMSLWKDLQQSSKKSVIIPMHSSLDLRHNEETTSVANYSAALPPFSQSSHKETESVKGLLSHERQVETGINIPIGLHGIPAISRSSIDDLNLSNNVNMVPLELSVSRNIASLAATTSGLLAKPLSLKTSHSLNSSHDFTRCDFSDIANLSSSITDPSEGHPRNRHSHDYSPVAGRISTALRHEARPLIREKHSELHSDCNSPHSHSETAPCEDSSLSDSRLVSAVPDDSNPSDSQLDSAVPDDSNLSDDQLDHAPRDYSNPAPCDYSNPAPRDYSNPAPRDYSNPSDDQLGVALHDDSNPSIDPLDAIVHDDSNPIVDPLDSVVRNDSNPQVHSPDSVMHDVGSRPIEPPVTVVRDVCSPSVDPLESVHDDSNPSVDPLDSVVRDDSNPSVDQLESTLCSDPAYPVGSSKGHSRSVSVDDSNLSGDTNLPSKQAAAVSDGCNSSNDKFEGDSANNVSSSVDLSKNRSGQELLNNSSAERLESDVQNSCVSESSPKGKASSTLRGVPITSGHPKAAIVNSRPPSHLEDKPFDGCSQSDSRPKSSLQNDSDSSDSLPRNSVQESAESNSLANFPKTSVQEGSKSSSDDVSKTSLQEYSKASLFGKLHKTSVQKASKSELLDNVPRTSEEKGSGRSDTRIDIASDDSSSSVDRRNTKLNDTPKTPDSRSRVESPINDNSSSLDSEPKPPLTDDSRSPDNQEPIHDDYQPSNDKSEKALSKKTKSSDQTGNSSTLIGPEDLPKPELSSNSSYVKDQSRNKANSTLPKNLTPSQDSSDVKSPSLNAGKPTATINCDPESPGTTRRSLEDSPAHSLLEVEDTTAAKVPAGADADGGFHFVEIESNREKTSTKVVADPLHDDPFDNVQPKSPLPALAQEESKDESNVQNLSTNDDDIQEVSVVSIVNSRDTLNIHGSDYHVATENSNIPEVSSSHNQEAEELLIEESGLSDDDDSTHFFEENYVYGSEDTREATCHVCESNVDISEFKAHLFFGHLQCAFCNRRLVGCDMLQDLEDPKKSVCKKSSTGKHSFKNWTLDPIEFLAYYIRKELVIKKFCAGQSGPPSASEIVEEIQCYVSKLSSLDVYQPWKTAINKCHKYVTDRKLGKTGNKPTTTSTTINKPTVLRTPASFGPGRPSSTQQMIESPSTSVRSTYQSPTVPVNLSAMQEDHFARTSEEAEKGRKTGTVLLQYLGAGLKKSGRYDTASTNAQSYKKQTKTLKICNLKNIVVQAPINGNYLVVHFPSQPCPENCPNCYCQFDPTAVTVNCVTSVITNKCDNCDLTIFVLQDPPDGSVQNVKFRNKRKSSYKFTGPESKKNRMQ